A genomic region of Bdellovibrionales bacterium contains the following coding sequences:
- the carA gene encoding glutamine-hydrolyzing carbamoyl-phosphate synthase small subunit: MKEKAFLVLESGQCFSGKWLGGEERVGEVVFNTSHTGYEEMATDPSYFSQIIVTTASMQGNYGVDDKVWESSNLWINGFVCLEMQNSRRDSSWLQKLVSQGVPVVDQIDTRQLTLFLRESGTKWGALVRAGDETSARNKAKGLISKGRDIDGDWVNLVSRKVSEELLGDRVGGPRVAVIDFGCKNNILRELRKRCSKVKIFPSRVSVDEIRQWEPDGILLSNGPGDPALVEKSVETVRSLLGWRSIFGICMGNQILGMALGAKTYKLKFGHRGSNHPVRDKLLNRIYVTSQNHGYALDPSSMPEGVIVSHVNLNDDTVSGIACVEKKCWGVQFHPESHPGPHDAEGLFDYFIKQLV, translated from the coding sequence TTGAAAGAAAAGGCGTTTTTGGTTTTGGAATCAGGTCAGTGCTTTTCGGGGAAGTGGCTTGGTGGTGAAGAGAGGGTCGGAGAGGTGGTTTTTAACACCTCTCACACGGGTTACGAAGAAATGGCCACGGATCCCTCTTACTTTTCACAGATCATAGTTACGACGGCTTCAATGCAGGGTAATTACGGTGTGGATGATAAAGTCTGGGAGTCTTCCAATCTGTGGATTAACGGTTTCGTGTGTCTTGAAATGCAAAATTCACGGAGGGATTCGAGTTGGTTGCAGAAACTTGTTTCTCAAGGGGTGCCTGTCGTTGATCAGATTGACACGAGACAGTTGACCTTGTTTTTGCGTGAGAGCGGAACGAAGTGGGGAGCTTTGGTTCGGGCGGGAGACGAAACATCAGCTCGGAATAAGGCAAAAGGCCTCATATCTAAAGGGCGTGATATTGATGGTGATTGGGTAAATTTGGTTTCTCGAAAGGTATCAGAGGAACTATTGGGAGATCGAGTTGGTGGGCCGAGAGTGGCAGTTATCGATTTTGGGTGTAAGAATAACATTTTGAGGGAATTAAGAAAAAGATGTTCAAAAGTGAAAATCTTCCCTTCTCGAGTCTCGGTCGACGAAATTCGTCAGTGGGAACCCGATGGAATTCTTCTTTCGAATGGACCTGGTGATCCAGCTTTGGTGGAGAAGTCTGTAGAAACAGTGAGATCCCTTTTGGGGTGGAGATCTATTTTTGGTATCTGCATGGGAAATCAGATTTTGGGAATGGCTCTCGGAGCGAAAACATATAAATTAAAATTTGGACACAGGGGGAGTAATCATCCTGTCCGTGATAAACTCCTAAATCGCATTTATGTGACAAGTCAGAATCACGGTTATGCTCTGGATCCAAGCTCAATGCCGGAGGGGGTCATCGTTAGCCACGTAAATCTCAATGATGATACCGTGAGTGGAATAGCTTGTGTTGAAAAAAAATGTTGGGGCGTTCAGTTTCATCCTGAGAGTCATCCCGGCCCTCATGATGCTGAAGGCCTATTTGATTATTTTATAAAGCAGTTAGTATGA
- a CDS encoding aspartate carbamoyltransferase catalytic subunit, producing MSFFEKSLLSIQNLDTENIKLLFSRSKAFKEEFRKSKRFDHLVRCNSDRPIVVAMVFLEPSTRTRVSFQAAAYRFGFRTIIFDSATSSSMQKGESQYDTLRNISAMLPDLMVVRYGNSPEVEGILETMNCPVISAGSGTGEHPTQALLDAFTILEARGSISGQRVLMVGDVVHSRVANSNIQLLTRLGAEVGICGPEVMLPSAHGDWKDVKRISDLRLGISWCQVLMGLRIQKERHEEVGIANSANEIWDRYRVDQAHLECLSDKGIILHPGPVIRGVEFSSDVLQDRRCLVLEQVTNGLFVRAALYSLILGLEV from the coding sequence ATGTCATTTTTCGAAAAGTCTCTTCTCAGTATCCAGAATCTTGATACCGAAAATATTAAACTCCTATTCTCGAGGTCGAAAGCATTCAAGGAGGAGTTTCGTAAATCGAAAAGATTCGATCACCTTGTTCGCTGTAACAGTGATCGGCCGATTGTTGTGGCGATGGTATTTCTCGAGCCAAGTACTCGTACGAGAGTGAGTTTTCAGGCGGCCGCATATCGGTTTGGTTTTCGGACAATAATTTTTGATAGTGCGACCTCTTCAAGTATGCAAAAAGGTGAGAGCCAATACGACACTCTGAGAAATATTTCAGCAATGTTGCCTGATCTGATGGTCGTCCGCTACGGGAATTCTCCAGAAGTGGAGGGTATTTTAGAGACAATGAATTGTCCGGTGATAAGTGCTGGAAGTGGCACTGGAGAACACCCAACACAAGCCCTTTTAGACGCCTTTACGATTCTTGAGGCGCGTGGGTCGATATCGGGTCAAAGGGTTCTGATGGTTGGCGATGTTGTACACAGTCGCGTAGCAAATTCCAATATTCAGTTGTTAACCAGGCTGGGAGCAGAGGTTGGTATTTGTGGTCCAGAGGTCATGTTACCTTCTGCTCACGGTGATTGGAAAGATGTAAAGAGAATCTCAGATCTGAGGCTTGGGATTTCTTGGTGTCAAGTTTTAATGGGATTGAGAATTCAGAAAGAACGCCATGAAGAAGTGGGCATTGCTAATTCTGCCAATGAAATATGGGATCGGTATCGTGTGGACCAAGCTCATTTAGAATGTCTGTCGGACAAAGGGATTATACTTCACCCGGGACCCGTCATTCGTGGTGTTGAGTTTTCCTCAGATGTGTTACAAGACCGGCGTTGTTTGGTGTTGGAGCAAGTGACGAATGGGCTCTTTGTTCGAGCGGCTCTCTATTCTTTAATTCTTGGTTTAGAGGTGTAG
- the lepB gene encoding signal peptidase I, whose translation MKPSKLNASKIETSLKHLLRDYAEALFYAVLLALFFRTFIVSAYRIPTTSMMPSLFPGDFIFAYKLPFGISIPLMEKVKLGGGPLRRGDIAIFPCPNIPDSSCIRRIIGLPGDRLVIRGKRLIVNGEAAQYSRVEGETEILEGFGNYNVTLRETLGNVSHKILVGPRRDSENFGPTIVPPGHVFVMSDHRDQGEDSRSWGVVAVRSLEAKLGFIWLSLGWEDQRGSWLPQVRWPRLFQSVD comes from the coding sequence TTGAAACCATCCAAGCTCAATGCCTCTAAAATTGAGACTTCACTTAAGCATCTTCTTCGAGATTATGCAGAGGCTCTTTTTTACGCCGTTCTTTTAGCACTTTTCTTTAGAACTTTTATTGTGTCTGCTTACCGAATTCCCACCACAAGTATGATGCCATCTCTTTTTCCTGGGGACTTCATATTCGCTTACAAGCTTCCTTTCGGCATTTCTATCCCTTTGATGGAAAAGGTAAAACTGGGAGGAGGGCCTTTGCGAAGGGGAGATATAGCGATATTTCCGTGTCCAAACATCCCTGACTCAAGTTGTATCCGGCGGATCATAGGACTCCCGGGGGATCGGCTGGTCATTCGTGGCAAGCGGCTGATTGTAAATGGGGAAGCTGCCCAATATAGCAGAGTTGAGGGGGAGACAGAAATTTTGGAGGGCTTTGGTAATTACAATGTTACCCTTAGGGAGACACTGGGAAATGTGAGCCATAAGATCCTTGTTGGACCTCGGAGGGACTCAGAGAATTTCGGACCAACGATTGTTCCTCCTGGCCATGTCTTTGTCATGAGTGACCACCGGGACCAAGGAGAGGACTCCAGGTCTTGGGGGGTGGTTGCCGTGAGGAGCCTAGAGGCAAAACTAGGCTTTATTTGGCTCTCGCTGGGATGGGAGGATCAGCGAGGTTCCTGGCTTCCTCAAGTTCGCTGGCCCCGACTCTTCCAGTCAGTTGATTGA
- the lepB gene encoding signal peptidase I, producing MSIESSVDPEKGTRKLPNRRASLAGSLLSFFGAILMILVLRWVVAEPYVIPSGSMIPSLLIHDHVLVNKFAFGLRIPFTKQWIIKFSYPKRGDVVVFRSLEEDSLYMIKRVIGLPGDIIRVDEKGRVVVNGIPLESHALEKPQLGGNKASFYNLTAEDIGGELNGFEFFEETLGDRTHLGMLISNSYRWSETEVEVPAGHIFVMGDNRDNSRDSRIWGTLPFENLLGRASLVWLSCTDTLVTAPFVCDPAKIRWRRFFHIIQ from the coding sequence ATGTCCATTGAATCATCGGTTGATCCAGAAAAGGGCACACGCAAATTACCAAATCGAAGGGCATCTTTGGCAGGGTCGCTTCTGAGTTTTTTTGGGGCTATTTTAATGATTCTGGTTTTGAGATGGGTCGTTGCGGAACCCTACGTCATTCCTTCTGGGAGCATGATCCCGAGTCTTCTGATCCATGATCACGTATTGGTGAACAAATTTGCCTTCGGTTTGCGAATCCCTTTTACCAAGCAGTGGATAATCAAGTTTTCATATCCCAAAAGGGGCGATGTGGTTGTTTTTAGATCGCTGGAGGAGGATTCTCTGTATATGATTAAGAGAGTGATTGGGCTCCCCGGGGATATCATTCGTGTCGACGAAAAAGGCCGAGTTGTCGTCAATGGGATTCCTCTCGAAAGTCATGCCTTAGAGAAGCCTCAATTAGGAGGCAATAAGGCTTCCTTTTATAATCTCACTGCCGAAGATATTGGTGGCGAGCTAAATGGCTTTGAGTTTTTTGAAGAAACTCTTGGAGATCGAACACACCTTGGGATGCTCATATCGAATTCTTATCGATGGTCGGAGACGGAGGTCGAAGTTCCTGCAGGACACATTTTTGTTATGGGAGACAACCGAGATAATTCGAGAGACAGTCGAATTTGGGGCACTCTTCCATTTGAAAATCTTCTAGGAAGAGCTTCCCTCGTCTGGCTGAGCTGCACGGACACCTTGGTCACGGCGCCATTTGTTTGCGATCCGGCCAAAATTCGTTGGAGGCGCTTCTTTCATATTATTCAATAG
- the lepB gene encoding signal peptidase I — MSLKRGRQFWTEGTGSLLLAVLVALTLRWALIEAYVIPSGSMLPTLLVHDHIFVNKIIYGLRIPFTTDWLVEFSSPSRGEVVVFKYPERPSMFYIKRVVGLPGDRIFYENGNLFINDKLIEKQVPQELMAEFTWLRDEHFPGDGPGARGRYVHWQEVLDHHVHSILLKGENQTNVAYGPYQVPDKHFFVMGDNRDNSQDSRFWERGKQFVPREFLVGRAMFVWFSCEETFSSSSFLCNPLTIRWNRFFHNVH; from the coding sequence CTGAGTTTGAAGAGAGGACGGCAATTTTGGACAGAGGGCACAGGGTCTTTGTTGTTGGCCGTTTTAGTTGCTTTGACTCTTCGATGGGCTCTTATTGAAGCATATGTCATTCCCTCTGGCAGCATGCTCCCGACTTTACTTGTCCATGATCATATTTTTGTGAACAAAATCATTTATGGTCTTCGAATCCCATTTACCACGGACTGGTTGGTAGAGTTTTCAAGTCCCAGTCGTGGGGAGGTCGTTGTATTTAAGTACCCCGAAAGGCCAAGCATGTTCTATATTAAAAGGGTCGTTGGGCTCCCGGGGGATAGAATTTTTTATGAAAACGGAAACCTCTTTATCAATGATAAATTGATCGAAAAGCAGGTTCCCCAAGAGTTAATGGCTGAATTTACCTGGTTGCGCGACGAGCACTTTCCGGGGGATGGACCTGGAGCAAGGGGACGGTATGTTCATTGGCAGGAGGTTTTGGACCATCATGTTCATAGTATTCTTTTGAAAGGCGAAAATCAGACCAATGTGGCTTACGGTCCTTACCAGGTCCCAGATAAACATTTTTTTGTAATGGGAGATAATCGTGACAACTCCCAAGACAGTCGATTCTGGGAGAGAGGCAAGCAATTTGTGCCTCGCGAGTTTTTGGTAGGTCGGGCGATGTTCGTATGGTTCAGTTGCGAAGAGACTTTTTCTTCGAGTTCATTCTTATGTAATCCACTTACAATCAGGTGGAATCGGTTTTTTCACAATGTCCATTGA
- the lepA gene encoding elongation factor 4 yields the protein MEIEVELVQTSAELIRNFSIIAHIDHGKSTLADSLLKYTGSLSDRESKEQFLDSMDLERERGITIKAQTVRLSYKARNGLTYQLNLIDTPGHVDFTYEVSRSLAACEGAILVVDAAQGVEAQTLANVYLALESNLEIIPVLNKIDLPSADPEGVKRQIEDAIGLDTSNTILASAKEMKGIEDILEAIVKFIPPPQANRNIPLRALIFDSWFDSYQGVVTLCRIVDGKIKVGDKIKFLATNRDYEVLKLGVFSPFARHLTELDAGEVGFLVCGIKDIRDVKVGDTITVAKNGATESLPGFRRIKPMVFAGIFPIVSADYENLKVALDKLSLNDSSLSYEIESSVALGFGYRVGFLGLLHMEIVQERLEREFNLDLITTAPTVIYRVFLHDGTVIELENPAKLPDLTRIERLEEPLVKVIIHTPSQFIGGILKLCEDKRGIQQRMEYITDTKVIIEYRLPLNEMVMDFYDKLKTISRGYASLEYEIADFQAADLVKMDILINGEPIDALSIIVHRTKADWRGRQLVKKLKELIPRQQYQVAIQAAIGAKIIARETLGALRKDVTAKCYGGDISRKRKLLEKQKEGKKRMKAIGHIEVPQEAFLAILKVED from the coding sequence ATGGAAATTGAAGTGGAATTGGTACAAACTTCGGCTGAACTTATTCGCAATTTTTCTATTATAGCTCATATTGATCACGGTAAATCAACTTTGGCTGACAGCCTTCTCAAATATACGGGTTCTCTGTCGGATAGAGAATCCAAAGAGCAGTTTTTAGATAGCATGGATCTCGAGAGAGAACGCGGGATCACGATAAAGGCTCAAACTGTTCGCTTGAGTTACAAAGCAAGAAATGGATTAACTTATCAGCTGAATCTCATCGATACCCCCGGCCATGTTGACTTTACCTACGAGGTTTCTCGTTCCTTGGCGGCCTGTGAGGGAGCGATTCTCGTGGTAGACGCTGCCCAAGGAGTTGAAGCTCAAACTTTGGCAAATGTTTATTTGGCCCTTGAGAGCAATCTTGAAATCATTCCCGTTCTAAATAAGATAGATCTTCCTTCCGCAGATCCTGAGGGAGTCAAACGCCAGATTGAAGATGCGATTGGACTTGATACATCAAATACAATTCTCGCAAGCGCCAAAGAGATGAAGGGGATCGAGGATATTTTGGAGGCGATAGTTAAGTTCATTCCTCCGCCTCAAGCGAACCGAAACATTCCCCTCCGGGCGCTTATTTTTGATTCTTGGTTTGATTCCTATCAGGGTGTTGTGACCCTCTGTCGTATTGTCGATGGGAAGATAAAGGTCGGGGACAAGATTAAATTCCTCGCGACAAACCGGGATTATGAGGTGCTTAAGTTGGGAGTTTTTTCTCCTTTTGCGCGACATTTGACGGAATTGGACGCGGGCGAAGTGGGCTTTTTAGTTTGTGGCATTAAGGATATTCGGGATGTCAAAGTTGGCGACACAATAACAGTTGCCAAAAATGGTGCAACGGAGTCTTTGCCTGGGTTTCGCCGTATAAAGCCCATGGTCTTTGCCGGTATATTTCCGATCGTTTCAGCTGATTATGAAAATTTGAAAGTTGCCCTTGATAAGCTATCTCTCAACGACTCGAGCCTTAGCTACGAAATCGAGTCCTCCGTTGCATTGGGTTTCGGATACAGAGTTGGTTTTCTAGGACTTCTTCATATGGAAATCGTTCAAGAAAGGCTGGAGAGAGAATTCAATCTTGACCTCATCACGACGGCGCCAACTGTTATTTACAGAGTTTTTCTACACGATGGGACCGTCATAGAACTCGAAAATCCGGCCAAACTTCCTGATCTCACGCGGATTGAACGCCTAGAAGAGCCTTTGGTCAAGGTTATCATTCATACTCCCAGCCAGTTTATTGGCGGGATTTTAAAATTGTGTGAAGATAAGCGCGGAATTCAGCAGCGCATGGAATACATCACCGACACAAAGGTCATCATAGAGTATAGATTGCCTCTCAATGAAATGGTGATGGATTTTTATGACAAATTGAAAACAATTTCTCGCGGATACGCCTCTCTGGAATATGAGATTGCGGATTTTCAGGCGGCAGATCTTGTCAAGATGGATATTCTGATAAATGGCGAACCTATCGATGCGCTATCAATAATTGTGCATCGAACAAAGGCGGATTGGCGAGGTCGTCAATTGGTTAAGAAGCTCAAAGAACTTATTCCCAGACAGCAATATCAGGTGGCCATTCAAGCGGCCATAGGGGCCAAAATTATTGCTCGCGAAACTCTGGGGGCCTTGAGAAAAGACGTGACAGCCAAATGTTATGGGGGAGATATTAGTCGGAAGCGGAAACTTCTGGAGAAGCAGAAGGAAGGAAAAAAGCGAATGAAGGCCATCGGTCACATTGAGGTGCCCCAGGAGGCCTTCTTGGCTATCCTCAAGGTGGAGGACTGA
- a CDS encoding methionine adenosyltransferase, translating into MRNFLFTSESVSEGHPDKVADQISDAVLDAFLSGDSNSRVACETMISTGFVMLAGEITSKVQVDISTLVRKTLRDIGYTNSEIGFDADSCAVQVALDRQSQDIARGVDSSDQREQGAGDQGIMFGYAVNETPEYMPLTISLAHKLVRELASLRKSGRVPFLRPDSKSQVTVEYINGKAARIDSIVLSTQHSPDVDQATIKSFVQEELIPRVVPREFLDAGTRFFVNPTGRFVVGGPLGDCGLTGRKIIVDTYGGHGAHGGGAFSGKDPSKVDRSAAYAARHVAKNIVAAVLADRVLVQLAYAIGVAEPVSVMVNDYGTGKVSSEILSQAVREVWNLKPAEIVKQFDLLKPRYLKTAAYGHFGRNKAEFTWEKTDKVEAIKDAVKALS; encoded by the coding sequence ATGCGAAATTTTCTATTTACAAGTGAGTCCGTTTCGGAAGGCCATCCCGACAAGGTGGCTGATCAAATCAGTGACGCTGTTCTTGACGCATTTCTTTCCGGTGATTCAAATTCTCGTGTGGCTTGTGAAACGATGATTTCTACTGGGTTCGTCATGTTGGCCGGCGAAATTACTTCGAAGGTGCAGGTGGATATTTCTACGCTTGTGCGAAAAACACTTCGAGATATTGGTTATACGAACAGCGAAATAGGATTTGATGCGGACTCTTGTGCTGTTCAGGTGGCTCTTGATCGCCAGAGTCAGGATATTGCGCGCGGGGTGGATAGCTCCGATCAGCGAGAGCAGGGTGCCGGTGACCAAGGCATTATGTTTGGTTATGCCGTCAACGAGACCCCTGAGTATATGCCGCTCACGATCTCTTTGGCCCACAAATTGGTCCGTGAATTGGCCAGTTTGCGTAAGAGCGGAAGAGTCCCTTTTTTACGTCCAGACAGCAAGAGCCAGGTAACGGTAGAATATATCAATGGCAAAGCGGCCAGAATTGATTCAATCGTTTTAAGTACCCAGCATAGTCCCGACGTTGATCAGGCCACGATTAAATCCTTTGTGCAGGAGGAACTCATCCCTCGAGTGGTTCCCCGTGAGTTTCTTGATGCGGGCACAAGGTTTTTTGTTAACCCTACAGGCAGGTTTGTCGTAGGGGGGCCTCTTGGGGATTGTGGTCTTACCGGACGTAAAATTATTGTTGATACTTATGGTGGACATGGTGCCCACGGAGGCGGAGCCTTCTCTGGTAAGGATCCTTCTAAGGTGGATCGATCAGCGGCCTATGCGGCCCGACATGTAGCTAAAAATATTGTTGCGGCGGTATTGGCAGATAGAGTTCTCGTGCAGTTGGCTTATGCCATTGGCGTAGCAGAGCCAGTGAGTGTTATGGTTAACGACTATGGAACTGGCAAAGTGTCGTCAGAGATTCTTTCTCAGGCTGTGCGGGAAGTTTGGAATTTGAAACCAGCAGAGATTGTAAAACAGTTTGATCTGCTAAAGCCACGCTACTTGAAAACGGCTGCGTATGGCCATTTTGGTCGCAATAAAGCAGAATTTACTTGGGAGAAGACGGACAAGGTCGAGGCTATAAAGGATGCAGTAAAGGCCCTTTCTTGA
- the raiA gene encoding ribosome-associated translation inhibitor RaiA yields MKISYQFKSLDWSESLVQYTEEKLQRLVKFEMKPVHIHVTYGAERHSKTVEMHILGGTTSIAARGEGESFQAVVDQVALKLQRQMSKHKQRKKNHHSPEYTRGHRARKLQEQIEMQERLEMDQEFNVESKKAG; encoded by the coding sequence ATGAAAATCAGTTATCAGTTCAAGAGTTTGGATTGGTCAGAAAGCCTTGTTCAATACACAGAGGAAAAACTTCAGAGGCTGGTCAAATTTGAGATGAAACCCGTGCATATTCACGTCACATACGGTGCGGAGCGCCATAGTAAAACAGTGGAGATGCACATCTTGGGAGGAACGACATCCATTGCTGCTCGAGGTGAGGGAGAGAGTTTTCAGGCAGTTGTTGACCAAGTGGCATTGAAACTTCAAAGGCAGATGTCTAAACACAAACAAAGAAAAAAGAATCACCATTCGCCTGAATATACCAGGGGGCACAGAGCAAGGAAACTCCAGGAACAAATTGAGATGCAGGAACGGCTTGAGATGGACCAGGAATTCAATGTGGAAAGCAAGAAGGCGGGTTAA